In one window of Kocuria sp. TGY1127_2 DNA:
- a CDS encoding ParA family protein yields the protein MSTTIGIVQSKGGVGKTTTAIYLGLALKDHGTVEVWDADPQGSATEWADATAAAGYPLPFPVTAVNEPQLSKKDSEASYLIIDTGPGNPRVMDKTIERADVVIIPTKSSSVDMARTWSTLDALPEDQPAILLMTQTDPRTITHRQTIEAIDQDGAAYFQTPIKHKESIKGSGNGYPNDLAGYEEVATELIERIKEMS from the coding sequence ATGAGCACCACAATAGGAATCGTCCAATCGAAGGGCGGCGTCGGAAAAACCACAACCGCCATTTATCTAGGACTGGCCCTCAAAGATCACGGCACGGTCGAAGTCTGGGATGCTGACCCGCAGGGCTCAGCCACCGAATGGGCGGACGCTACCGCCGCCGCTGGCTACCCCTTGCCATTCCCGGTGACGGCGGTCAACGAGCCGCAACTGTCCAAAAAAGACAGTGAGGCGAGCTATCTGATCATCGACACCGGCCCCGGTAACCCTCGCGTCATGGACAAAACCATTGAGCGCGCTGACGTCGTCATCATTCCGACCAAGTCCAGCAGTGTGGACATGGCGAGGACGTGGTCAACGCTCGATGCCCTGCCGGAAGACCAGCCCGCGATCCTGTTAATGACACAGACCGATCCCCGCACGATCACGCACCGACAAACGATCGAGGCGATAGATCAAGACGGGGCTGCATATTTCCAGACCCCCATCAAACACAAGGAATCCATCAAGGGCAGCGGGAACGGATACCCGAACGACCTCGCCGGATATGAAGAAGTCGCAACAGAGCTCATCGAGCGCATCAAGGAGATGTCATGA